Part of the Acidobacteriota bacterium genome, CCCGGAGTCAAGTGACCGGGGTCACAGGCCGTCTACCGAGAGCAAGCGCGGAAAGACGGCCGGCACCTCTCTTCAAAAATGCCGTCCGCCTTTCCTGATCCACGCGCAACGGAGCGTGGAAACTTGAACCTTGCCTTGTGTGTCAGCATAAAAGCGCCAATGTCCCGCGGGTTCCAAAATGCTCGGAACCTGACGACAAAAAACAAGGCCCACCGATCGGCAGGCCTTGATCCGTTCGCGAACTTATGTCTCTTAGGATGCCTTCGAGCCAAAAACTAGCCGAAGCAAGAGAAGCAAGATCACAGCCCCGATTATTGACATGATCCAGCCGGCAGCATAATTTGCTCCGCCCCAAAGTGCTCCGCCGATAAAGGTACCCAGAAAGGCACCGGCAATACCGACCACGATGGTAACTAGTAAGCCGGTCAGGCCATCGGGCAGGGCCTCTTTACCGGGAAGTACAAAACGGGCAATTATGCCCACGATCAAACCAACAATAACGGTACCGATAGCGCTGAACATAGTGCTTTCTCCTCGTTTGAATTTGAACTTTTTGGAACACGACTATTCTTACACACAATCGCCGGAAACGACAATATTTTTCTTTCTCGGCCTTGTTCTACCGGGTGGCACAAGGCTTGCTACGCATTACTCAGTAGTCGTTAGCTCAAATTATATTCTTGGAGGAAAAGTTTATGTCTGAAGGAAAAAGTGTTGCCAATAGCCTTATCTGGGCCGTGGCTTTGATAATCATTATCGGAATTATTTTCGGTGCGTTGTATTACGGCGGCATCCTTAGCGGAAAGCAGAAAAAGGAGATCGATGTCGAGGTCAAGGTGCCGGCCGTCTCCAATAGCCAGTAACTATCTTAACAGTGAAAAAAGGACGCCGGGCTTCGTGCTCGGCGTCTTTTGCTTTCGTTGGTGTTAGACCTCAAGTTGGTGCCGCTTTATCATGCCGTAGAGCCGCGGCCGGTAAAGCCCAAGCAGGTTCGCGGCGGCCTGCTTATTTCCCTTGGTACGCTTGAGGGCCGCCGTTACGACCTCGCGTTCGATGCCTTCAAAGACATCGTCGTTCGACCGCCCGTCCTCCGGGTCGGCGAGACTTTCGACGATGGCCGCTCCCGCCTCGCGCATCAGTTCCTCGGAGCTTAATCTGGCCCTTGCGAATGGCATCGATCCATTTCCGCTATATTCGGGATGGGTCTGTCCGCCGATCATCGTTTCCTCTGCTTCAGCTCCCGCACCGCCTGGAATATCAAGCCCGGTGATTCTTCCGGACTTGCTCAAGAGAACAGCACGTTCGACCGCATTCTGGAGTTCGCGGACGTTTCCACGCCAACTGTAGTGCAGCATTTGGTCATACGCCGACTGCGAAAACTCAGTATCCGGCCGCCGATATTTATCCGAATAGATCTTCAAAAAGTGCTCGGCGAGCATCGGGATGTCCTCCGTTCGCTCCCTGAGCGGCGGTATCCTAATCTCGATAGTATTAATACGATAGTAAAGGTCCTCGCGAAGATTTCCGTCCTGAATTGCTTCAAATGGGTCGCGGTTGGTTGCTGCTATAAGCCTGAAATCAGCATCCTGCGGCCGATCGCTGCCGACGCGGTAATACACCTTTTCTTGC contains:
- a CDS encoding GlsB/YeaQ/YmgE family stress response membrane protein, with the protein product MFSAIGTVIVGLIVGIIARFVLPGKEALPDGLTGLLVTIVVGIAGAFLGTFIGGALWGGANYAAGWIMSIIGAVILLLLLRLVFGSKAS